A region of Culicoides brevitarsis isolate CSIRO-B50_1 chromosome 1, AGI_CSIRO_Cbre_v1, whole genome shotgun sequence DNA encodes the following proteins:
- the LOC134837934 gene encoding potassium/sodium hyperpolarization-activated cyclic nucleotide-gated channel 1-like yields the protein MSLRDDQFFHKCELTRTRDDNFELRYSRLRRNFIKIYSVNPNLGVTQHYLKSKALIREEKKRHVTQFWMTIHPFSSLTLIWDSFMIIVLTIAYFRLPFMFFDYLKYYRSSIDDLNILFVTNCFYLMDIVFRLFQGTVKEDENVSKIELHLGRCFLLYLKGTLIFDVLSTIPFLIIRFCDTPDSNDLLQTTFRFMALLKLFRIYDYQNYLRRFLEYINVNDNKSDMILFFVSTFTVFHQFVGLQLLPGIIAIKFFNFEPQNFWYEDKNFRDRTLLSQFIVCKYRAISTLFGTGFMDFQPRNVFDKAFLTFMMVFGCFTRCVLFVKLLVKLKCMQYHRYKYEEIMNQIHKYVRHKKLPTKIHEKFRKFYDFHYRGSYFPEEKVESCVSEQLKQDILMHNTRVLTEKVSFLANLPSTVFQTIVSCLHREVVLEGEVIASCGEVGDAMYFIASGTLVLLSPSGIELGHVSDGSFFGAATLVLENERRTITCVALETCELYRLDREDFNRVILPNSALLQEIERTAIERYDHMRFVEQQFRRRTSTPEPFEVFSMPSDTEYEGLIRSPWASTSHNRHSTIAGSGTK from the exons atgtcgcTACGTGACGAtcaatttttccacaaatgtGAGTTAACGAGGACTCGAGACGATAATTTTGAGCTGCGTTACAGTCGTTTAAGgaggaattttataaaaatttattcggtAAATCCGAATTTGGGTGTTACGCAGCATTATTTGAAGAGCaag gcTCTCATCCGTGAGGAAAAGAAACGACATGTAACGCAGTTTTGGATGACAATTCATCCGTTCTCGAGTTTGACGCTGATTTGGGACTCTTTTATGATTATCGTGTTGACAATAGCGTATTTTCGGTTGCCATTTATGTTTTTCGACTATTTGAAGTATTATCGCTCGTCAATTGAtgatttgaacattttatttgtcACAAACTGCTTTTATTTGATGGATATTGTCTTCAGGCTATTTCAAGGCACTGTCAAAGAGGATGAAAATGTGTCGAag atcGAACTTCATCTTGGTCGATGCTTCCTTCTTTACCTGAAaggaactttaatttttgacgttcTATCGACAATCCCTTTCCTCATCATCCGTTTTTGTGACACCCCCGACAGCAATGATCTCCTTCAAACAACTTTTCGTTTCATGGcacttttgaaactttttcgcATATACGactatcaaaattatttgcgCCGTTTTTTGGAATACATCAACGTGAACGACAACAAATCCgacatgattttattttttgtttcaacttttaccgtttttcatcaatttgtcGGCTTACAACTGCTTCCGGGAATCATcgccattaaatttttcaactttgaacCGCAAAATTTTTGGTATGAAGACAAAAACTTTCGAGATCGAACTCTCCTGTCGCAGTTCATTGTATGCAAATATCGCGCCATCAGTACGTTATTCGGAACTGGATTTATGGATTTTCAACCAAGAAACGTCTTTGACAAAGCATTTCTCACGTTCATGATGGTTTTTGGATGTTTCACGCGATGCGTGTTGTTCGTCAAGTTGCTTGTGAAACTGAAATGTATGCAATACCATCGTTACAAATACGAAGAAATAATGAACCAAATTCACAAATATGTGCGACATAAGAAGCTGCCAACGAAAATTCAcgagaaatttagaaaattttacgattttcattATCGAGGCTCATATTTCCCTGAAGAAAAAGTCGAAAGTTGTGTGTCGGAACAACTGAAACAGGATATTTTGATGCACAATACGAGAGTTTTGAcggaaaaagtttcatttttagcGAATTTACCTTCGACTGTCTTTCAGACGATCGTTTCTTGTTTGCATCGGGAAGTCGTTTTGGAAGGAGAAGTCATTGCTTCGTGCGGAGAAGTTGGAGATGCGATGTATTTCATAGCTTCGGGTACTTTGGTACTGTTATCGCCATCGGGGATCGAATTGGGACACGTTTCTGATGGATCATTCTTTGGAGCAGCGACTCTCGTGTTGGAAAATGAACGAAGAACAATAACTTGTGTCGCCTTGGAGACTTGTGAACTTTATCG gTTGGATCGAGAAGACTTTAATCGTGTAATTCTTCCAAATTCTGCATTATTACAAGAAATTGAGCGCACAGCAATTGAGAGATATGATCACATGCGTTTCGTTGAACAGCAATTTCGTCGAAGAACAAGTACTCCTGAACCATTCGAGGTCTTTTCAATGCCTTCTGACACGGAATATGAAGga ttaattcgTTCTCCTTGGGCATCAACGTCACACAATCGTCATTCAACGATCGCAGGATCAGGAACAAAATGA
- the LOC134837014 gene encoding protein C3orf33 translates to MASVPSTTTSTSSDNKTLYERFVNYMERNTKGVEIGVYATSGLLFAVAYYKIRPITKFCKPSDIPRHFIKNRLPQNGKVVRLEPSLTEGPLLRVSHKPLVNIFFASKKTLPVKIAGIELNSNGYSWLQSIVCNQNVKFIPLTREGVAAECQVLLLDAKNPSKQPIDVAKALLSLGFAKLEPTFRCDVWHKESLEYYEILKNAQKKAKSRRNGLWYEALPQPAIHERLMRNLWQYVTMSLTPQHKRLPELIR, encoded by the exons ATGGCAAGTGTTCCTtcaacgacgacgtcgacgtcTTCAGACAACAAAACTTTGTACGAGAGATTCGTCAACTACATGGAAAGAAACACCAAAGGAGttgag ATTGGGGTTTACGCTACTTCGGGTCTTCTCTTCGCCGTGGCTTATTACAAAATTAGACCG ATCACAAAGTTTTGTAAGCCATCCGATATTCCGAGACATTTTATCAAGAATCGCCTTCCGCAGAACGGAAAAGTTGTTCGTTTGGAGCCGTCGCTCACGGAAGGTCCCTTATTGCGTGTGAGTCACAAACCTCTCGTCAACATCTTTTTCGCTTCAAAGAAAACATTGCCTGTGAAAATTGCCGGAATTGAACTCAATTCAAACGGTTATTCGTGGCTCCAATCGATCGTTTGCAatcaaaatgtcaaatttatcCCGTTGACACGTGAAGGCGTCGCTGCCGAATGCCAAGTACTCTTGCTCGATGCGAAAAATCCCTCGAAACAGCCAATTGATGTAGCAAAAGCTCTTCTTTCGCTCGGCTTTGCGAAACTCGAACCGACTTTCAGATGCGATGTGTGGCATAAGGAATCCTTGGAATATTatgaaattctgaaaaatgcTCAGAAAAAGGCAAAATCACGTCGTAATGGATTGTGGTATGAGGCATTACCGCAACCCGCAATACACGAACGTTTGATGCGGAATTTATGGCAGTACGTTACGATGAGTCTCACTCCGCAACATAAGAGACTTCCCGAATtgatacgataa